Part of the Nicotiana sylvestris chromosome 5, ASM39365v2, whole genome shotgun sequence genome is shown below.
ctcgattagagtggagagggactcttggtcactCCACTAGTAGGGTAGTTTCCTAtttgaaggctcagcgtatggtcgagaaggtgtGTTTGGCGTATTTGGCTTATATCTGTGATTCTATTGtcgaggttccttccatggatttggTTCTGATTGTGAGTGAGTTCCCCAAGGTTTTTCATACAAATTTGTctggtatgccacccgatagggatatcgacttttgcgtAAATTTGGTTTCAGGCACTCAACCTATTTTTATTCCACCATACCATATTATCTAGTTGAGTTGAAAGaactgaaggagcagttgcaagattttcttgacaaaggattcattagacctagtgtctagCCTTGGGGTGTACCAGTGTTGTTTTTGAAcaaaaaggatgggtcgatgaggatgtgtatagattatcgatagtccactatcaagaacaagtatcctttgctgaggattgatgacttatttgactaACTTTAGGGTTCcaaggtgttttctaagattgatttgaggtttggctaccatcaggtgaagattagggcatcaaatgtccctaagacaacttttcggactcgatatggtcattataactTCTTGGTGATACCGTTTGGCTTGACTAATTCCCTATAAACCTTtgtggatttgatgaaccgggtgttcaagccttatcgGGATATCTTTGTGATCATCTTccttgatgatattttggtttactcccgcagtcgagaggagcatgagtgGCACCTAATGATCGTATTTTAGACTTTTAAGGATCGTTAGTTATATGCCAAATTTTCGAAGTTTGAGTTCTGGTTAGAATTGGTTGACTTTTTAGGCATGTTGTGTCTTTCGTAGGTATtaaagtggatcctaagaagattgagtcAATAATTGGCCTACACCTACTTCAGCTATAGTGATTCGAAGCTTCTtgggcttggcgggttattatcgccactttgtggaggggttttcatctatctcaaccccattgaccaagttgaccTAGAAAGGTGCTCTTTTCAGATGGTCCGACGAGTGTGAAgtgagcttctagaagctcaaaATTGCATTGACTACAGCCTCAGTGTTAGTGTTGCCTACCGATTCGGTATCTTAAACTATGTATTGTAATGCATCGCGTATTGggcttggagcggtattgatgtaggacggtagggtgttTGCCTAAGCATATCgtcagttgaaggttcatgataAGAATTACCCTATGCATGATTTATGgttggtagccattgttcacgcactgaagatttggagtcaCTATCTATACGGTGTTCTATGTTAGGTCAACACCGACCATCCGAGTAAGacctgttcaagcagaaggaccttaatttgcgacaatgaagatggttagagttattgaaggactatgatattaccatattATATCATCCGGGCAAAGCTAATATAGTGGCTGATGCATTAAGTAGGAAGGCAAAGagcatgggtagtttggcatatttaccggAAGTAGATAGGCCATgtatgtttaggctttggccaatcgatttgtgagttTGGATGTTTTGGAGCCTAGATGGGTTATCATTGTAGCACAATCATTATTTTTGGAGCATATCAAGGTTCACCAGTTTGATGATCCTCACTTGTTGGTGTTAAAAGACACGGTGCATCGGGGTGGTTCTAAGGAGGTTGTGATTGGAGATGATGGTGATATGCGGCTTCAGGTTTGAATTTTTGTTTCGACAATGATGGGTTGAGAGAGTTGATCACGGTTCAcgttattccattcatccaggtgttaCAAAGATGCACCGTAACCTgaaacaacattattggtggacgaggatgaagaaagatattgtcagTTATGTTTCCCGGTGTTTGAATTATCAACAGGTGAAGTACAAGCATCAAAAACTAGGTGggttgagtggaagtgggagcgcatcactatggatTCTGTGGTAGGCTTATCACGGACCTTGAGGAAATATGACAttgtttgggttattgtggactgGTTGACTACATCTACACACTTCATTCTGGTGATGAAATCCTATTATTCGGAGTGGTTGACTCATATTTACATCTGGGATATTATCTGTTTGCACGGAGTgcctatttttgtcatttttaccAGGGCACTCAGTTCACATAAAATTTTTGGAGAGTTGTGTAGCATTAGTTGGACATACAGGTCGAGCTGAGTTCTGCGTTTCATcatcagatggacggacagtccgagtgcactatttagattttggaggacatgttgcagaCATGATATATGGATTTAAGGGGTCAGTGGGACTAGTTTTTACCTCTGGCAAGTTCACCTACAATAACATCTATCAgttgagcatccagatggctccgtacgaggctttatatgcgAGGCATTGTTGTTCGATGGCTGGTTGGTTTAAGCCCGGTAAGGCTAGATtattgagcactgatttagttcatgatgctttggagaaggttaaggtgattcaggcaTGACTTCGTATAGCACGGTCTAGGCAAAAGAGGTACGCGGACCGGAAAGTTCGAGATTTGTCTTACATGGAACATGAGAAGGCTCTTCTCTGAATATCgtctatgaagggtgtgatgcgatttgggaagaagggcaagttgaccTCGATGTTTATTGGCCTGTTTGATATTTTGGAGAGGGCTAGAGAGGTTGCTTATAGGCTTGCATGCCTCCTGGCCTAGCAGGGATACTTCCGGCATTTCACAtctccatgcttcggaagtaccaTGAGGATAGGTCACATGAgaactgctacagcttcaggagctaggaaaccaaacaaggacctgatacccttgtggttccctcatagcagtacaaagtcaattggacacagctggacTAATAATGAGTTGATATTAAAACATCACTTGAATGTTTTAGTTTCTTATTCAAGTCTTTTGCATAAAACAGAGAAATCAATTCTCACGatcttgaagaacaaagttgaacgctactacggaccagttcctaaagttagtattttgttgtccttagttgagttataACTTTGTTATTGTACTCATTGTAtttcctaaattgcttagctagaagcgttgattaggaatcTTCTTGTAAAATCCATAAACTCTTTGaatttatgttgtgactaggtctagtcataagcaaaagcctttgtaactgtagagtgacaaagtggcttgtggtgagagaatcacaagttagtgaaagtctttgtaactagggaggcacaaagtggcttgtggtaagagtaccacaagttagttgagttgaattctttgtaatggagtcactacaaagtggcttgtaataggtttttacaagttagtgaagttgaaagcctacaggtgtaggttgTGGTTTTTGGTCCCCTTGCGTGggatttttccatgtaaaaatccctcgtctcatttacttacagtttattagcattctcagcagaatctAGCAGAgaaccaggtactctactgtttggtggactcatacaaactaacaattggtatcagagcaggttcctcctattaggctaacacctaggaaggatccttatggctgcttcaccaaattttgaagaaggtcaatctatatatcgaccacccaggttcaatggacaatactatgggtggtggaaaacAAGAATGCATAATTTTATCATGGCTAAAGATTCTGAGATATGGGATATCATATGTGATGATCCTTATGTTCCAACAAAGGTACTGGAAGAACTCCCATTTTCAATGACAAAAACTAGTAAAGAATACACTAACGCAGACAGGAAAGCTGTGGAGAAGAATTTTTGTGCCAAGAAGATTCTGGTGTGCGGAATAGGACCTAAAGAATATAATAGAATTTTCACTTGCGacactgctaaggagatatgggaagctttgcaaacagctcatgagggaactacccaagtaaaacagtctaagatcgatatgctcaccaccgagtatgaactcttcaggatgaaggacgatgaatctattcaagatatgtacacaagattcacttccatcataaatgagttacactcacttggcGAAACCATTCCTAGAAATaagctagtgaggaaaatccTCAGTATTCTGCCTAGCACatgggaaagcaaggtgaatgctaATACTGAATGAAAGGACTTGCAGGAGCTGACCACAGAAAAGCTtattggaaatctgaagacctacgagatgaagaggaatatagatagtgaaagaagagaaccaaagaaagacAAGAACCTGGTTTTCAAAgctgatagcaatgactcaagtgataAAGACGTTGACATGGCTTACTTAAACAAAAAGTTTCAGAAGATGGTCtgaagaaatggagaaatgctaaaagggggcagctctagcaaaccaaaaaactatgatctctgtcataagtgcggaaagcctggacacttcatcaaaggttgtcctctcttgaagcaagaattctccaagaaaAACTCTGAAAAGGCAGCTAAGAGGAACCCAGTTCCTTTCAAGGACTTCAAAAGAAAAAGATATGCTGACAATGTGATGAAACAGGCTATTGCAGCATGGGGATATTCCTCTGGTGAATCTGAAGATGAAACTGATactggtgatagttccatgatggcagttgaaggaGAGGAAAATGAATTtgactcaacttttgctttgatggccAAATCAGATGATGATAATGAAGATGATGACAACAAGGAGGTAAATTTCAGgaatgttcagagaaatctgaaatcctactctcctaAGAAACCCATGTCTTTAGCTAGTGTATTGATTGATGCTtatcatagtcttgtggaggataggTATTCCTTATCCATAGAACTAGAAGAAGCTAAACAAACTAGAGATGACTTAGTGGTTGTAGTTATTGACCATAAGGAAACCAttgaaaaattcaaataaaaaagaaataatttCCTGGGAGTAATTGAAgacctaagggaaacaatagAGAGACCAGGGACTAAGTCAAAATCTGGAAAttctggaaaaggaaaagagatagtaGTTTGGAACATATTAGGcttaaaaatgagttgaaagctGTGAGAACTAGGATGTgtgctgaaattgagaaaaacaagaacctccaaactaatttggaaagagtaaaaaatgatcttgaaaagttcCTAAAGTGGACTTGGTCCTCAGAAGCTACCACTGCCATATATACTAATAATGGTGGAAACAGGCAGGAAATAGGGTTCCAAAGAGAGAAACTCCCtacaaccctcacagcaagtaCGTCACTATTTCTGATAACTGCACTTGTACCCATTGTGGAAACAATGAGCACTTTAAAGAAAATTGTCAGGCCAGGGTTCAatctgttcagaaaaacaaagtgtttgctaAAAATATGACTACAAAAGAAGGACCAGGTTCCTCTCACAAAATGCAcacattacctgcatggactaagagaacTCTTATTCACCATTTTTCCTACTACAAGGGATCCAAACTTTCTTGGGTTTCTAAAACTAACTCCTGACCttcttgtgcagggaacagttAAAGGAAgcagtcaacaatggttcatggatagtgggtgttcaaagcacatgactgaaaacaccatggactttctttcactaaaagccctgcaaggagggagtgtatcctttggtaATGGGAAAAAGGGATACATTCTTGGAGTTAGAAAAGTCGGAAAGTCACacactcattctattgaaaaagtgtactatgtcaatggccttaagtacagtctcttgagtgtctctcagATCTGCGATAagggaaacaaggtggaattatTGTCCAAGATATGTACATTACTTATCTagtaactggtgaagtggtacttgCGGCCAAAAGATACAAAAACATCTATATTGCTACTTTTgagtccttacaaagtggtgatctgagttgtctgaaagttgttgatgatgatgctgaactatgaCACAGAAGACTAGGCTATGCaagtttttctcttctgaacaaactaatccagaaggacctggtccatggtctacCCATGTCAAAATTCAAAGTGCAAAAGGTCTGTGATGCCTATACTAGAGGAAAACATATGAAGTCCTACTTTAAGTCTAAAAAGGATatgagcacctcaaagccactagaggttttgcatatggatctgtgtggccctatgagagtgcaaagcagaggaggaaaaagatacatttttgtgatagtggatgactactccagattcacatggactctatTTCTCAAAACTAAATATGAAACCGTTGAGGTGTTTGTGGCTTTTGTGAAGAAAAttcaggtgaagatggagtctagagttgcATGCATTAGTtcagatcatgggacagaattttacaatgtcaaatttgatggGTTCTGCAATaaaaatggcatcactcacaacttctcatctcccagaactccccagcaaaatAGAGTAGTATAAAGGAAGAACAAAACTCTGGAAGAGATGGAAAGAACAATGCTAATCGAtagtggaattgcaaagaacttctgggctgaagttgtcaacactgcctgctacttggtgaacaggtgcatgatcagatcacttctgaacaaaacctcctatgaattgttgaatggaaTAAAATCCAAGCtaactcacctaagaacatttgggtgcaaatgaTATGTTCTCAACAgtggaaaggatcagcttggtaaattcGACGTCAAGAGTGACGAAGGAATATTTCTGGGTTACTCTTCTCAAAGTAAGGCTTACCAGATATATAATaagcggactcaatgtgttgagtaaagtgttcatgttatttttgatgagtctTATCCATCCTGTGAAAAGAGTGCTAAAGAAGATCAAGATAGAGAACCCTTACTGGTCCCTGGTGAAGTCCTTGACATGACAAAcggaaaggcagatatgatgagtcagGTAAAAGAGCTGAGTGAAGACAATACTGGCTCATCTCCAATGGAACCAAGtacttcaattacaaccactgaagctgaagaaagagtggttgatatAGTTCAGGGAACTCCACTAGCACCTGAGAGAAGAATGTTGGAAAACCAGCCAAACGCACCCACATCTTCTCAAAATGAACCTCAGACGTCTAATTGGATACACCAAAGCTCTCATCCAATGGATAGCATCATTATTCCTCTAGACCCCAGAGTACAAACCAGGTCAAGAGAcaaaaattcacttgccttcttagCTTTTCTCTCCCAGATAGAACCCAAGAATATCAAGGAATCTTTGAAAGATGTAGATTGGATCACTGCCATGCAAGACGAGTTACATCAGTTTGAGAGGAACAATGTttggcacctggtacctagaccctcagatcaaaccattataggaaccaggtaggtattcagaaacaagcttgatgaacatggaattaccacaaggaacaaggccaggctagtggttcaaggctacaatcaggaggaagggattgactatgatgaaacattTTCTCTGGtcgctcgcatggaagctattagaattctaatcgcttttgcatctcatatggaattcaccttgttccaaatggatgtcaaaagtgcatttttgaatggatatcttaaggaagaagtctatgtgaagcaacctccaggatttgaatgtcatgaacaccctgaatatgtTTTTAAACTGGACAAAGCATTGTACGAGttgaagcaggctcctcgagctcggtatgaaaggctgtcaaagttcctcatagaaaatggctttaaaagagggaaaattgacaacaccctATTTCTAAAGAAACGgagaaggaacctgctcattgttcaggtctatgttgatgatatcatttttggggcaacaaTTGATTCTCTATGTGAGGATTTttcaaaactcatgggaagtgagtttgaaatgagtatgatgggggaactgaacttcttcttgggtcttcaagtaaaacagcCCTAAAGGGTACATtcatttgtcagcaaaaatacatcagggagctcttgaagaggtttgacatggaagcatcaaaggtgatagacactcccattgctaTGGCCACTCGATTGGACATGGATGAAGTTAGGTCTCCTATGAATCAAActatgtatagaggcattattgggtctcttctctatcttACCACCAGTAGACCTGATATTGTCTTCGGTGTGgggctatgtgcaaggtttcaatcaaatcccaaggaatctcatttgaaggcAGCCAAAAGAATTCTGAGATATCTTAAAGGAACATAGGACCTTGTCTTTTACTATCCCACAGGTGACAATTTTAACCTCAATGGATATGCTGATATAGACTATGCAAGTTATCTTATAGACAGGAAGagcacttctggaatggctcatTTCCTAGGTTCATGTCTCATCTCTTGGGGCATAagaaagcaaaattcagtggctctttcaacagctgaTGCAGAATATGTAGCCGCAGTATCCTGCTATGCACAACTTTTGTGGATCAAGCAGCAATTGGAGGACTTTGGGGTAGTCACTGAGAGTGTGCCTCTTCTATGTGATAACacaagtgcactcaacatggccaagaatccagttcaacacaaaaggaccAAGCATATTAATGTGAGGCATCACTTTCtgagggacaatgtggagaaaggaTTGATATGCATGAAGTTCTGTAGaacagaagatcaaattgcagacatcTTTACCAAGTCACTAagtagggaacattttgaaagaaatagagTGAAGTTGGGGCTTTTAAAGCCCAACTGAGAACCTGATTCCTCATTATTTGGCTATGAAAAAACATCTTCAAGAAAAATTGGCTAAAAGTGTTTTCTGTCCCTATCTAATTCACTTTtataccgttgcaggtaaacacgtaTGATGAGTATAGAAGCTGTAGATGCAGTGCATGGATGATAAACGAGGATTAATATTTTCAAATAacaggtcaagaacctggttcttgtaccaaaggttagtagttctgtgcatactttaatacacgtcttaaaaaggtaaaaacaaCTGCCATGTCATTCAACTTTTCAGATCCTGCTGTCACGTCTCTTCACTTCAAATCGTTCCATCTCCATCTGAAATGTTGCACTTCTCCAGGACCAATCGTCATTTCAGAACCGGTGCATATTCCTCTCTTttcataattatcctctcctCATAAAAAACCCTTTTCTGTTCTCCCTAACCATAAGTCCTCCATTAGAACTTCCCAAAGCATTTTCATACCATTTTTTCAATGGCTGAGACAAACTCCAACCTCCCTGACTCAGTCGTACCTGCTACTGATAAACCCATGGAGACTTCCGTCTCTACTGAGCCTTCCTTAACCCACTTTTACTCTTCCTGCTAAAATCACACCTCACCTAAATTCTCCGTTTCTCTATATTTTAGAAACCCCTAAAATTGTTGATCCGTTCTCTCCATCTTCTAAGAATCCCACTAGTCAAAGACCAAGTGGAGAACAGAGTCAAAATCCTGAGGTCACAAAGAGTTCTGCCAATGTTGCTACCTACTCTGTGGTGGTAGTAGTGCCAATTGAGGAAGAGAATGTTGTAACCGTCTTTGTGGTGTCTGCTGATAGTATACTGTATGAGATCATCTCTaagaaaaatgaggtacaaggTGTGGGGGATGAAGGGGCTATTGTAACTATTGAAGGCGTTGCGCTAGCAAAAGCTACTAGGCCCTCACATGAGGAACCCGATCCCTCTCCGAAGGATCCAGGTCAAGGTTCTCATTCCCATGACAGTTCTGCTCCTACATTTGATGTTGTGCCCTTGGAAATACAGGTACCTGAGATGAGGTCCACTGATGAGGAGGACCTAGATAATGTGGCTTATGATGCATTCATAATTAAGTGGAGAGCTGTATCCACTCCTGAGTTCTCCACCAAATGACATACTACCAGGTTCCAAGCTAAGGAGGCCTACGACTTTGCCCTTCAAAAGAGCAGAAAAAGTAGTAAAAAACAAAGGAAGCTGGTGAAAGATGGTGTGCCTGTAAGTGATAAAGGGATTCCTATGGTAGAGGTGGAAGAGGAAACcccagatgaacctggttcactgGTTAGATGGTCTCAGAAAAAGAAGCAGCATGCTTCAATAGAGAAGGGGTCAACCTCTAGCTCCAAGTTGCAGAAGGTGGTGAGTGAGTTCTCAATGTCTGATGAGGATGTGTTACTCAAATCCAAAGGAAAAGGGAAATTAAGTGGTGAGAAGTCCGGAAAAAACAAGTTTAAAATTGTTCAGGAACCTGGTTCTATCAAGAGGATGAGAAGTGAAGTCAACCTTGGCTCAGAACGCCTGAGGCACCAAAAAGTTCTGTTGGGTCGTACTTTTGACCCAGCAATCTCTGAGATGGCTGGTATGCGACAAATTCTTGAAATGGTCGAATTTCAATGATGGGCGCATCTATTCCAAATAGATGCACCTAAGGTATATGAGGATGAGGCACAAAGATTTTTTGCTAGCCTCTTTCCCATTGAGACAGACTATACCTGTGCTGTGGTGAATGGAGTGGACATCGTGTTCGATGTAAAGTTTCTTGGAGAGATTCTTAAAGTTCCTACGGCTGGTGTGTCCAGTGTAAAGGATGTGTGTCAGTTTAACTTCAGAAATGTCatggtaaaagacaatgcaaACTAGAAGGGGGACTAGATCCATAAGAAAGTGCTACTCCCTATCTATCAGCTACTATTCGAATTAGTAAACAATATTCTATTACCTCGAGCTGAGAGGAGGTCAGTGACTTCTAAGTCTGACCTATTCTTGATGGAGCAACTGGATAACTTTACTCCTGTGAGTATGCCTGCTATTATGATTGAACACATGAAAAAGGTTGCCACCTtcaaagatggtaatcatggccttccTTACGGGTTTGTGCTTACACAAATGTTTAAATTCTTTGAAGTGCCATTGGGGCCAGGCAAGGTGGAGACTAAGAAGCAGACTTTTCACATGCCACTTTGGAAGAATGCGAGTGCATAGAAAAGAATGGggggtaggaagtacatcaaccgTCTCACGGCTTATTAATGCTCAAAACAGCGTAGCTGAGGAAATTCGTCGGTTGAAGGCCAagaatgctatcctggaaggtcagcaagcccaaggggttccggcatcaaatgatgaagtagcTCGATTGAAAAAGGAGAATGTTGATCTCAGGGCACAAGTAGAGAACCTGAAAGCAGAACTGCTCAATGAGAAAAAATCGGCCAATGCCCAAATAGACCTTGTTCTCCAAACACTTGCTGCAGCTTCCAAGCCCtttactcctagtgccccctaagtaccccttcagtgaccagtttctggaaatatatttatttttttgttttttgtttggcagatgttttgttttctttttttgatgtGGTTGGGATGAAACAGTATTGCTCTCGTCTTAACAGCCCAATGTTGCCTTTGCTTTTTAAGCAAAGGCATATAAAATTTTCATCAATATCAAATATATCCTCTTTTATTATCTCAATGCTTCATTTCTATGTTTCTCttctctatcatgttgtgtgcacatatgtggcatgagttagctcggCTAGATTTCTTTATGTTGTTTATCTGTCTGTgcctttttaatgatgccaaaagggggaataaATTCAGGGGGACTAATTGTGAAACTTTTAGCTAATATGGTTCTCAAAAATGTGTAGTAGTTAAAAATGAGAAATAAGGAAggcataaagtcagggggaactaATTGTGAAACTTGTGTTCTCCTGTTACTTAATCTGGTTCTCACTGCTCTAAATCCATGTTATTGatgttaagtttgtcatcatcagaaAAGGGGAAATTAATAGGTTTTAAATGTcattgccttatgttttgatgatctaacaaacttactattaagAACAGATAAGGAACCTGACCCATTTGGACTATACTGCAAGTTTAACGGATTCCGGCTAAATgtgaactgctacagcttcaggagctaggaaaccaaacaaggacctgatacccttgtggttctttcatagcagtacaaagtcaattggacatagCTGGAAAAGaagtgactgcctgcactgtttctgccgcactgcactgtTTCCAGTGCCCACTCATTCCTTGACC
Proteins encoded:
- the LOC138868680 gene encoding uncharacterized protein codes for the protein MCAEIEKNKNLQTNLERVKNDLEKFLKWTWSSEATTAIYTNNGGNRQEIGFQREKLPTTLTASTSLFLITALVPIVETMSTLKKIGTVKGSSQQWFMDSGCSKHMTENTMDFLSLKALQGGSVSFGNGKKGYILGVRKVGKSHTHSIEKVYYVNGLKYSLLSVSQICDKGNKKDLVHGLPMSKFKVQKVCDAYTRGKHMKSYFKSKKDMSTSKPLEVLHMDLCGPMRVQSRGGKRYIFVIVDDYSRFTWTLFLKTKYETVEVFVAFVKKIQVKMESRVACISSDHGTEFYNVKFDGFCNKNGITHNFSSPRTPQQNRVV